The Halomonas sp. KG2 genome segment CCGAGCGGGGAAGCGTTTTGGCTCACGTTCGCCGCTACGCACGTCACCAAATGCTTGGCGACCATACACAAAAAGGTGCACGCCTGGCTCGCCGTGTTCCCCGCATAGCCGGGTGTGATTGGCCGCGCCCTCATCAGAAAAAGCTGGCGTTGCTGGCAGTACAGGGTGATGAGCAAAGTGCTGCTCATCATGGAAAATAGCCTGTAGCACACGGCCGGTGGTTTGCGGCTCTAGGTAGCGATGAAAACTGGATTGCAGGTTAGCCGGTGTAAAATGCACTCGGCGGTCAGGCGCATCAACACTCGGGGTAACGGTGCCTGCGTTGGCCGTCCACATACTGGAAGCTGAGCAGACCGCCCTCAGCAGTTGGGGTGCCTCTTTGGCGGCACGGTTCAGCACATCGCTATTGCTACCGCTGAAGCCTAAATCCCGTAATGCGCCCACATCAGGGCGCTGTTGAGGGGGCAACACGCCCTGAGCGTAGCCAGCGTCCATCAGTGACTTCATTTTCAGAAGCCCTTGCAGTGCGCCCTCTTTAGGGTTGGACACCAGGCCACCATGACTCATCGATGCCACGTTGCCATGGGCCAGCCCTGAGTAGTTGTGGGTGGGGCCTACCAAGCCGTCAAAATTAACTTCTCTGACGCTGTTATTAACCGCGTTGCTATTCACCGCGTCGCTCATAGGTTGACTCCTGGCGGTAGCGTTTCCGGCATTTCCAAGCTATCGGCTTCCATCGACGCCACTGGGTAAGCGCAGTAGTCCGCCGCATAGTAAGCGCTGGGGCGATGGTTACCGCTGTCACCTACGCCACCAAAGGGAGCGTCGCCAGAAGCCCCTGTGGTTTGGCGGTTCCAGTTCACGATGCCCGCACGAATGCGCAGCAGGAAGTCGTCCCAGTCGGCTTTATCACCACCGATCAGCCCTGCAGACAGGCCGTAGCGTGTATCGTTGGCAAGAGCTAACGCTTCATCCCAATCGCTGTAACGATGGATTTTCAGCAGTGGGCCGAAATGCTCTTCATCGGGCACGTCCAACCCTGTGACATCAATCAGTGCCGGGCTTAACAGGCTGGTGTTTTCTTTAAGGCGCTGCATCCGGTTAATCACCGTACCGCCAAGGGCTTCCAGCTCGTCTTGCGCCTTAAGCAAGCCATCGGCAGCCGCCACGCTGACCAAGCCGCCATAGAACGGCGCCGCCGGTGCTTCTTCAAATTGCCCTGCCACGTGTAGCTTGGCGATAGCATCGGAAAGCGCGTCGATCAAGCGATCGCCAACGTCCCCTTGCGGCACCATCAAGCGGCGGGCGCAGGTGCAGCGCTGGCCACCGGATAAAAACGCCGACTGCAGAATAGTCAGTACAGCAGCACGCTCGTCGTCGACATCTTTCACCACCAGCGGGTTGTTGCCGCCCAATTCCAGCGCCAGGATTTTATCCAACTGCCCGGCGAACTGCTGCTGCAACATGCCACCCACTTTAGCGCTACCCGTAAACAGCAGGCCGTCAATGCCGGGGTGCGCTGCCAAGGCTTGGCCTACAGCGACGCCACCCTGCACTAAGTTAATCACCCCTGCAGGCAGCCCTGCTTCCACCCAGCACTGCAGGGTTAAATCGGCGGTCAGCGGGGTTTGGTCGCTAGGCTTAAACACCACGGTATTACCGGCGAGCAACGCGGGTACCATATGGCCATTGGGCAGGTGGCCGGGGAAGTTGTAGGGGCCAAAGACCACCATGACACCGTGGGGGCGATGGCGCAGTACGGCTTTCGCACTACCCACCTCTTTTTCCCGCTCACCAGTGCGCTCATGATAAGCCTTGATAGACAACGCCACCTTTCCGACCATCGCGCCAGCTTCAGTACGTGCTTCCCAAAGCGGCTTGCCGGTCTCAGAGGCAATCGCTACCGCTAACTCTTCACGACGGGCGGTAAGTACATCAACAAAACGCTCAACAAGTGCTTGGCGCTCAGCAAACGTAGTGCGCGCCCATTCAGGAAAAGCCACACGCGCGGCATCAATAGCGGCGCCAACCTGTGCGTTTGAGGCCGAAGCACCTTGCCAAAGCAGTGTTCCTGAAACCGGGTCGTGCTTTGTGAAGGTATCGGCATCGCCCGTTACCCAGGCGCCGTTAATCAGTTGCTGCTGTTGGGCGTGCATGTTTATCTCCTTCCCGTATGCGTGCTTGTTGTGCGAGCTTGTTATGTATATTTATTCTGAAAGACTGTTTAAAACCGTTCTTGAAAAGCTGTTCTCGAAAAGCTGTTCTTGAAAGGCTATTTTTGAAAAACGGTTCTTGAAAAACTAGGTTTCCAATAAGCGTACGTGGTCACCCGTCGTCACGCCCAGGCGGTCCGCTTCTTGCGGGTTAAGCACGATGGTGTTTTCCTCGCTGGGTCTGCGGCCTATCCAACTGGCGGTGAAGTTAAGCATCTCAGTAGAGGCTGCTAGCCAGCGGCTGACGCTTTCATCTGGAGCATTTTGAGAAACTTCCACTTGGCAGAGCTGCGAATTACGAATCGCTCGCACGTCGTCAATATAGGCTTCCACCGTGGGGCCACCATCAAAAATATCGATATAGCCTTCCCAGCGCAGTCCCTCTTTCTTAAGCATTTCAAGGGCTGGTCGAGTATGGCGGTGCACTTGGCCAATACAGGCACGTGCCTCTTCCGACATAAACGTGGTGTAGATCGGGAACTTAGGCATCAGCTCACCGATAAAGCTTTTCTGGCCTAGTCCGGTTAACCGATCAGCCTCACTAAAGTCCATGGGAAAAAAGTGTTTACCCAGGCTTTCCCAAAAGGGGCTGGTGTTATTTTCATCAAACACGCCACGCATTTCCGCCAGCACTTTTTGCGGAAAACGGTCACGAAACTGAGCAATAAACAGCCAGCGAGCTTTGGAAAGCAGCGCGCCATTACGTAGGTGCTTATTTGCTTCGCCGCGATATTCAGGGCGTAAGAACAGCGAGCATACTTCCGCATCGCCGGTGTGATCAGAGCTTAAAAATAGCGTGTCGATTGTACGGTGTAAGTCTAACTGCACCGAGGAGTGCGCCAATGTACCTAACCGGTAATTATAAAACGGCACTTCACGACCTACTTGGCCTTCAATAGCACAGCAGCCCGCTAATTCTCCGCTCTGTTCATCTTCCAGTACAAAGAAATAGAGTCGATCATCGGCTGGCGTGCGCTCTTCAAAGGCACGGGCAGCGGCTTCAATTTTTCCAGCCAAAAACTCACGGTTATCCGGCAGTGAGGTAAAGCCAACGCCTGCCTGTTGCGCAAGCGCCTGGAGCCCATCCAAATCGTCTCGGGCAATGGGTCGAATGCGCATTACATTTCTCCTTCATCAAGCGCATCTACCGCGCCTGGCAGGCTTAACGGCGCTACCAGCACCGCGCGCCCCTCTTCAACACCTAACCGTTTAGCGTGCTGTGGTGAAAGCATTAATTGCCCAGTAGGCGAAAGCGCATAACGCGCCACAATACAGCGGAAATCACCTAAGGTTTGGTTGGCAATCATTGCTGGCTCTGCATCAGGCAGTGCGTGTTCAGGGCGTACTCTGACAGGATGCCAGGCAGCACGACGGAAGGTTTCCAATCGCTCACGCTCGGCTTTTACAATCGGCCCTGCGTCGAAAATATCGACATGGCGAGAGCGCACAAAGCCTTCTGCCAGCATTTCTGCTAGTGCATCTTCATGGGCAGGATGCTCTCGGCCAATGGCAGCGCGTGCCTGAGGCGTTAGCAACGGTAGATAAAGCGGAAATTGCGGCATCACTTCAGCAATAAAGCTTTTCGAGCGAACGCCCGCAATGTGATTCATTTCTTGGAAGCTGCGCGCAAAAAAGTGGCGACCGACGCTTTCCCAAAAAGGCGATTCGTTTTTG includes the following:
- the astA gene encoding arginine N-succinyltransferase, which encodes MRIRPIARDDLDGLQALAQQAGVGFTSLPDNREFLAGKIEAAARAFEERTPADDRLYFFVLEDEQSGELAGCCAIEGQVGREVPFYNYRLGTLAHSSVQLDLHRTIDTLFLSSDHTGDAEVCSLFLRPEYRGEANKHLRNGALLSKARWLFIAQFRDRFPQKVLAEMRGVFDENNTSPFWESLGKHFFPMDFSEADRLTGLGQKSFIGELMPKFPIYTTFMSEEARACIGQVHRHTRPALEMLKKEGLRWEGYIDIFDGGPTVEAYIDDVRAIRNSQLCQVEVSQNAPDESVSRWLAASTEMLNFTASWIGRRPSEENTIVLNPQEADRLGVTTGDHVRLLET
- the astD gene encoding succinylglutamate-semialdehyde dehydrogenase — encoded protein: MHAQQQQLINGAWVTGDADTFTKHDPVSGTLLWQGASASNAQVGAAIDAARVAFPEWARTTFAERQALVERFVDVLTARREELAVAIASETGKPLWEARTEAGAMVGKVALSIKAYHERTGEREKEVGSAKAVLRHRPHGVMVVFGPYNFPGHLPNGHMVPALLAGNTVVFKPSDQTPLTADLTLQCWVEAGLPAGVINLVQGGVAVGQALAAHPGIDGLLFTGSAKVGGMLQQQFAGQLDKILALELGGNNPLVVKDVDDERAAVLTILQSAFLSGGQRCTCARRLMVPQGDVGDRLIDALSDAIAKLHVAGQFEEAPAAPFYGGLVSVAAADGLLKAQDELEALGGTVINRMQRLKENTSLLSPALIDVTGLDVPDEEHFGPLLKIHRYSDWDEALALANDTRYGLSAGLIGGDKADWDDFLLRIRAGIVNWNRQTTGASGDAPFGGVGDSGNHRPSAYYAADYCAYPVASMEADSLEMPETLPPGVNL
- a CDS encoding arginine N-succinyltransferase; translated protein: MLVIRPVTMADLPALEQLAEHAVPRLTNLPANRDRLEERIVRSQEAFNSEIEFPGNEHYMFVLADDDREEVLGTATIRAQAGAAEAYYTYRQETLIHASQQLNVRREVQTLALSHEASDATLLCALSLNPRYKGTSAESLLRRARLMFIAQYPERFSRILAVAFPGYLDGKNESPFWESVGRHFFARSFQEMNHIAGVRSKSFIAEVMPQFPLYLPLLTPQARAAIGREHPAHEDALAEMLAEGFVRSRHVDIFDAGPIVKAERERLETFRRAAWHPVRVRPEHALPDAEPAMIANQTLGDFRCIVARYALSPTGQLMLSPQHAKRLGVEEGRAVLVAPLSLPGAVDALDEGEM